The Ovis canadensis isolate MfBH-ARS-UI-01 breed Bighorn chromosome 13, ARS-UI_OviCan_v2, whole genome shotgun sequence genome includes a region encoding these proteins:
- the PTK6 gene encoding protein-tyrosine kinase 6: MGSKGQAPLGPQYVGLWDFEARTAEELSFRAGDLFHVARKEEEWWWAVRLDGAGRALAEGYVPHNYLAEKETVELEPWFFGRISRSEALHRLQAMGNEQGSFLIRVSEKPGADYVLSVRDQQTVRHYKIWWRAGRLHLNEAVSFPGLSELVDHHKVQSLSHGLWLTSPCRKHEPEPLPHCDDWERPREEFTLCRKLGFGYFGEVFEGLWKDKVRVAIKVIARADLLHQHTFQSEIQAMKKLRHKHILALYAVASVGDPVYIVTELMPKGSLLELLRDSDEKALPISELMDIAAQVAEGMCYLESQNYIHRDLAARNILVGENNICKVGDFGLARLIKEDIYLSYDHNIPYKWTAPEALSRGHYSIKSDVWSFGVLLHEIFSRGQTPYPGMSNQEAFLRVESGYRMPRPPECPPTTHKLMLSCWHKDPEQRPYFKGLWEKLSSLTRYENPL; the protein is encoded by the exons ATGGGATCCAAGGGCCAGGCTCCCCTGGGCCCCCAGTATGTGGGCCTCTGGGACTTTGAGGCTCGGACTGCTGAGGAGCTGAGCTTCCGGGCAGGGGACCTCTTCCACGTGGCCAGAAAGGAGGAGGAGTGGTGGTGGGCCGTGCGGCTGGATGGGGCGGGCCGGGCCCTGGCTGAAGGCTACGTGCCCCACAACTACCTGGCTGAGAAAGAGACGGTGGAGTTGGAGCC GTGGTTCTTTGGCCGAATCTCTCGCTCGGAAGCTCTGCACCGACTGCAGGCCATGGGCAACGAGCAGGGGTCCTTCCTGATCCGCGTCAGTGAGAAGCCAGGCGCCGATTATGTCCTCTCGG TGCGGGACCAGCAGACCGTGCGCCACTACAAGATCTGGTGGCGGGCCGGCCGGCTGCACCTCAACGAGGCTGTGTCCTTCCCTGGCCTGTCCGAGCTCGTGGACCACCACAAGGTCCAGAGCCTGTCCCACGGCCTGTGGCTGACCTCACCCTGCAGGAAG CACgagccagagcccctgccccactGTGATGACTGGGAGAGGCCACGGGAGGAGTTCACGCTCTGCAGGAAGCTGGGCTTCGGCTACTTCGGGGAGGTCTTTGAAGGGCTCTGGAAGGACAAGGTCCGAGTGGCCATCAAGGTGATCGCCCGAG CCGACCTTCTGCACCAGCACACGTTCCAGTCGGAGATCCAGGCCATGAAGAAGCTGCGGCACAAGCACATCCTGGCTCTGTACGCAGTGGCGTCCGTGGGGGACCCGGTGTACATTGTCACGGAGCTCATGCCGAAGGGGAGCCTGCTGGAGCTGCTGAGGG ACTCTGATGAGAAAGCCCTGCCCATTTCGGAGCTGATGGACATTGCAGCACAGGTGGCTGAGGGCATGTGCTACCTGGAATCGCAGAACTACATCCACCGGGACCTGGCTGCCAGGAACATCCTCGTGGGGGAAAACAATATCTGCAAAGTTGGGGACTTCGGGCTGGCCAGGCTCATCAAg GAGGACATCTATCTCTCCTATGACCACAACATCCCTTATAAGTGGACTGCCCCAGAGGCACTCTCCCGAGGGCATTACTCCATCAAGTCTGACGTCTGGTCCTTCGGGGTTCTCCTCCATGAGATTTTCAGCAGGGGTCAGACGCCCTATCCAG GCATGTCCAACCAGGAGGCCTTCCTGAGGGTGGAGAGCGGCTACCGCATGCCCCGCCCCCCAGAGTGCCCGCCCACCACACACAAGCTGATGCTCTCCTGCTGGCACAAGGACCCTGAGCAGAGACCCTACTTCAAAGGGCTGTGGGAGAAGCTCTCCAGCTTAACCAGGTACGAGAACCCGCTCTGA
- the PPDPF gene encoding pancreatic progenitor cell differentiation and proliferation factor isoform X2 — MAAIPSSGSLVATHDYYRRRLGSTSSNSSCGSAEYPGEAIPHHPGLPKADPGHWWASFFFGKSTLPFMATVLESPEHSESAQASTSTITCDLAREAVGKQQPSGQPGKTNCRPPS; from the exons ATGGCAGCCATCCCCTCCAGCGGCTCGCTCGTGGCCACCCACGACTACTACCGGC GCCGCTTGGGCTCCACTTCCAGTAACAGCTCCTGTGGAAGTGCCGAGTACCCTGGGGAAGCCATCCCCCACCACCCAG GTCTCCCCAAAGCAGACCCCGGACACTGGTGGGCTAGCTTCTTCTTCGGGAAGTCCACTCTCCCGTTCATGGCCACAGTGCTGGAGTCTCCAGAGCA CTCGGAGTCTGCCCAGGCCTCCACCAGCACGATCACCTGTGACCTGGCTCGGGAAGCTGTGGGGAAGCAGCAGCCCAGCGGCCAGCCTGGCAAAACCAACTGCAGGCCCCCGTCCTGA
- the PPDPF gene encoding pancreatic progenitor cell differentiation and proliferation factor isoform X1, producing the protein MKSSGLNGRPGAAGFHQPASKSMAAIPSSGSLVATHDYYRRRLGSTSSNSSCGSAEYPGEAIPHHPGLPKADPGHWWASFFFGKSTLPFMATVLESPEHSESAQASTSTITCDLAREAVGKQQPSGQPGKTNCRPPS; encoded by the exons ATGAAGTCGAGCGGCCTGAATGGGCGGCCGGGGGCGGCCG GTTTCCACCAGCCCGCAAGCAAGAGCATGGCAGCCATCCCCTCCAGCGGCTCGCTCGTGGCCACCCACGACTACTACCGGC GCCGCTTGGGCTCCACTTCCAGTAACAGCTCCTGTGGAAGTGCCGAGTACCCTGGGGAAGCCATCCCCCACCACCCAG GTCTCCCCAAAGCAGACCCCGGACACTGGTGGGCTAGCTTCTTCTTCGGGAAGTCCACTCTCCCGTTCATGGCCACAGTGCTGGAGTCTCCAGAGCA CTCGGAGTCTGCCCAGGCCTCCACCAGCACGATCACCTGTGACCTGGCTCGGGAAGCTGTGGGGAAGCAGCAGCCCAGCGGCCAGCCTGGCAAAACCAACTGCAGGCCCCCGTCCTGA